The nucleotide window CCCACATCTATCCCTCTTGCTTTTACTTCTTCTTGGCTTGTGGCTCCAATGTCTATGTACATTTCCTCTAGGGGTGGTATTTTGTCCCGCTTTTCTGGTGGTGTTATGTGTGGTGGTGTGCTTCCCACTATTCCTATGGCTTCTCCACCTTCCCCTCTAATTCTCATGGTTTGTCCGGGGATTATTGTGGGTACTACTCCCCCCATTGGGTGGAAGTTTAGGAACCCCTTTTCACTTATGTTGGTTATTATGAATCCCACTTCATCCATGTGTGCTGTTATCATTATTTTTGGTTTCCCAATTGCCCCCTGTTTTTCCGCTATTAGGTTTCCCATTACGTCTACTTGCACTTTCCCTACAATCCCCTTTAACTCTTCCTCCATTATCATTCTGACTTCTTCTTCGTGTCCGGGTGGGCCGTAGGCGTTGGATAGTTTTTCCAGTAGTTTTAGGTTTATCATGTTTTATGGTTATACTTTTATGGTTAGATAAGTTTTTCGGGGTTCACGTAAAAATAAAATGTTTGGTTTATTTGAGTATCTTTTCCGCTAGCTCCTTTAGCCTTCTTATTCTTTCCATTTCCCTTTCCAGTATGTCTAGGCCTTCTTCTGTTATTGTGTATATTCTTTTTGCTGGTCCAGTTTCCCCTGTTTCCCATTTGGATGTTACTAGTCCCATTCTCTCCATTCTTCTTAGGATCATGTATATCATGGGTTTGGGTATTTCCACTTCGTATTCTTTTGTGATTTTCTCGTGTATTTCGCTTCCGCTGGCATTCTTCTCTTTTAGTGTTTTGAGTATTAGTATGTGGGCTAATCCTCCTATTCTTCGATGGCGCCAGTATTCATGTCCCTCTTCTTCATGTTCGTGGTGGCAGCCTTCATGCCCCTCTTCTTCTTCATGTCTGTGGCACATTTTATTTCACCGTATATATGTATAGTTGTAACCTATATATATTTTTTTATCTATGTACATTTTTTAGAAGTGTCTGAATATTCTTTCCCCTGTGAATATCATGGTTATCCCGTTTCTGTTGCATTCCCTTATTATTTCTTGGTCGTGTATGCTTCCCCCTGGCTGTATTATGGCTGTTATTCCTGCTTCTGCTAGTGGTGGTATGTTGTCTGGGAGCATGAATCCATC belongs to Candidatus Culexarchaeum yellowstonense and includes:
- a CDS encoding helix-turn-helix transcriptional regulator, which encodes MCHRHEEEEGHEGCHHEHEEEGHEYWRHRRIGGLAHILILKTLKEKNASGSEIHEKITKEYEVEIPKPMIYMILRRMERMGLVTSKWETGETGPAKRIYTITEEGLDILEREMERIRRLKELAEKILK